AATCTGTGTAACGAAAAGTAAAATCGCCCAAACCCTCTTCACTCTCGCCTCTTGCTTAGTGCCATAACGACGATTTTCAATGCTAACCTACTTAGATGTCAAGTTGCTATTTCCTAATCCCATAAAACCACAGAAAAGGATCATGACAATGAGTACAGAATATCATGTCCAACTTATTCAAGCAGGTAACACCCAAACCTTAATAATTCCTCAAGAATTAAACCTATCAACAACAGAAGTAATTATCCGACAAGAAGACGGAAAACTGATCATAGAACCCTATCAGAAAAAATCCCTCCTGGAAATTTTTGCCACCTTAGATGATATTGAAGAAGATTTTCCCAATGTTGATGAAGGATTATTATCCCTAGATGATATTGAACTGTAAAAATGTCTTATTCTTACTTACTCGACACTAATATACTGCCAATGTTCGTGAATTTTCTCGCGTTCCTAATTTAAAAGTAGAAAACTGGCTTAAATCTGATTAAGAAAGCTATGAGAAATGAAGAATAAACACAAAAATCACGTGAATTATATTCAACACGGCTTAATTATTTGATTTAAGCGGGTAGGGGTTTAGCATTGCTAAACCCCTACAAATCTAGGTTTTTCGTGATTTTACTTTCATTCCATGTCCCAACCGTTTTGAGTATAAAAATTTTGGCGTTGCATAATATGGCGATCGCCATGGAGGCTATTAGCAACGCCAAGTTCTATCAGTTTTGAGAATCTGGGTAGGAAATCCCGGACAAATGACTAAATATCAATTTTCTTTATTAACTGGTAACGGTGCAGGTTTAACTAAGAGTTGAGCAATTTTCCCATCACGTTCTACTTGCACTTGTAAAGGAACACCAATTTTACTATTTTCTACTATTCTTTGGACTTCATCAACTTTGAGAACTGGTTGATTATTAATAGTTTTGATCACATCTCCTGGGCGTAATCCAGCGATCGCTGCGGGGGAATTAGCAACAATTCTCACTAAGAGAATTCCTTGATTTGCAGATAAATTTATTTTACCACCAAATCTAGCAATTATTTTTTCCTTAACTTCTGGTGTTAATGTTACCATTTGTATTCCCAAATAGGGATGATCAACTCTACCTTTAGCAATTATTTCCTCAGCAATTTTTTGGGCAGTATTAATAGGAATAGCAAATCCTAAACCTTGAGCGCCTTGAATAATTGCTGTATTCATCCCAATGACTTCACCACGGTAATTTAGTAATGGCCCACCGGAGTTCCCAGGATTAATTGCTGCATCTGTTTGCAGATAATCAACACGCTTATCACTGGCACCAATATCACTACTAGAACGATCTGTGGCACTGATAATTCCAGAGGTGACAGTATTATTTAAAC
The window above is part of the Dolichospermum sp. DET69 genome. Proteins encoded here:
- a CDS encoding AbrB/MazE/SpoVT family DNA-binding domain-containing protein, whose amino-acid sequence is MSTEYHVQLIQAGNTQTLIIPQELNLSTTEVIIRQEDGKLIIEPYQKKSLLEIFATLDDIEEDFPNVDEGLLSLDDIEL